TCTACATCGTCACCCAGATCACCGACACGTCCTGCTACTGGAGGGGCGTGGTCTACCAGGCCAAAGAGGTGGCCCTGCTCTTCTCTGCACTCAACAGCTGCCTGGATCCCATCATGTACTTCCTGCTGTCGTCGTCCATGAGGAAGCAGGTGATGCGGTTGCTGGGCAGCGTCAGGCAGGACCTTCCCGAGACAGCCGTCGACCGGGCTGGTGGGCGTCTTCGGGAATAATACGGCTGACATTACAACATGGGGAAGGGGAATGCCAGCGAGAATTGAAACCTATGTATATGTATTCCACAGCTACAACACAATTCTGATTTTTCTACTGAAGCATTCTACTCTGTTATTTCTGAACAGGAGAACGTTGCTATGGACACGTTTTCAACTGTTAAATATTTTCTTGCCGTTATATTTtgtgtcaaattattttttattaaacatgCATTAAAAATGATGTAAAAATGTATGAAGAAATAAACACTTGAATGTTTCCTAAatattgagattttttttttaaatgacccaaGGGATCAATCGTTTTTTAGAATGATTTTGTCTACAGCACAAAGAGAGGTAGAGCAAATATGAAGGTCTCTTGTGGCTTTTTACCACCCAGCCAGTTGGCTACATCAACAGCACCACCCCTAGGCACAAAGACAAACGTTGAGGGGGTTTTGTTATTGCGGAGCGCCCCCCACTGGAATGGAGGTGAAAATAACGAAAGAGCCAGATACGGGCTGAAAAAATATTTTCGAAACCAAATACTACTCTGATACACTGGCCACTACAAAATGCAATACTGACTTCGTTGGTTACATTTTCGCCAATAGCTAATTTGAATTATCTTATTACAAACCATGTGATCATCAAGATCAGAGTTTGTGAAATGATAGATAAAAAACAGAACGGTCAAGAGAAACATTTCACAAAATCCAACCATCTGATAGGAAGTTGGTACCATCTTTTTGGTCATGGGGGAGAAATGCGCACTGGCAATGACTGTCGCAGAATGAGAAGGAAACCTCATGAATCAGAAGGAAGTGGAACCACCATTTCTGTCTAAAGCCACCTCCCGTGTTCATAGTCCGAGAACAGAACGGAAGAGTGCTCAAAGGAGAACTGCTAATGTCGATGACCACCGGTCGGGTAAGTACGTCTCCGATCTTCCTTTGTTTAAAGTATAACGTTTTGGTGTGTATCTCCCCGAGTGTGCTCATGTAATGTTCTTAAAGTCAATAGTGGCACCTTACCAATACAGTATACTGATGTATTCTCTGATGCTTGTACGCGGTGCTCAGTAAACTTTGGTGATTGTCAGTTTTCACAAAGTGCTACTCTTCGGAGAGCGCTGCGGGACTCAGGGCCGCCCAGTTCTAGACTGGGTGCCCCCAGCCCGTTCTGCCGGCCATTTGAGTCGTGTCAATAAATGTTGTGGTTCATTTTTAACACTAGTCTCTGACTGAATGTTTGTTAGTTTTGCTCAATTGCTTGTCCCATTTTATTAACTTTTTTCGCCCATTCCTCCATCAACCAGAGGTGAAGAACCCAACATGGACGACCTCATGACGTCAAACATCCTCACCACAACAGCCATGATGGCCTATCCTTTCCTAAACTCCAGTGGCCCAGAGAGCCAGGTGTCGGTGGGTCCGTCCCCCGAGCCCGGCCCCTGTTCCTTGGACACCAGCTCCCTGCGGATCCCCCTGACGCTCTTCTACGCCCTCTTCGTCGTGCTCGGCCTGGCCGGGAACCTGCTGGCCCTGTGGGTGTTCCTGCGCGACCGCTCCGACAAGAAGGGCTCCGACAAGAAGGGCTCCGACAAGAAGGCCTCCGTGGACGTGCTCCTGGTCAACGTGGCGCTGTCGGaactgctgctggtggtggtctgCCTGGCCTTCAGGATCAGCTACGGCTGCATGGTGGTGTGCTACGTCAAGATCGCCTTCAAGCTGCTGAGGACGTCCAAGGAGAAGCCCGACCTGCCCAACGCGGCCCGCTATGCCCGGACGGCCAAAAAGtccttcttcatcctcttcctctataCCGTGTGCTTCATGCCCCACCACATAGTGCGCGTCTTCTACATCGTCACCCAGATCACCGACACGTCCTGCTACTGGAGGGGCGTGGTCTACCAGGCCAAAGAGGTGGCCCTGCTCTTCTCTGCACTCAACAGCTGCCTGGATCCCATCATGTACTTCCTGCTGTCGTCATCCATGAGGAAGCAGGTGATGCGGTTGCTGGGTAGCGCCAGGCAGGACCTTTCCGAGACAGCCGTCGACCGGGCTGGTGGGCATCTTCGGGAATAATACGGCTGACATTACAAGATGGGGAAGGGGAATGCCAGCGAGAATTGAAACCTATGCATATGTATTCCACAGCTACAACAGAATTCTGATTTTTCTACTGAAGCATTCTACTCTGTTATTTCTGAACAGGAGGACGTTGATATGGACACATTTTCTTttgttaggcctaaaaaaaaaattagtttggttccggtttccgaccgaccctgtcaatttatgtgcgacccaaattattttatgagttttataaaaaatatatatatatatatatattttttttttttaatgtaattacgttttggtacagcacctctataattacgttttggtacagcacctcgtcattctgtacaaggatgagcgaattttctcgtttttaaatgaaaacaacctacctatcattcgctgccgctggaaaaaataaaataaaaacataaaataaattccctacctacccatgacctcaactgacaaccaacaggaaccaaacttttttttttttaggccttaaatattttcttgccgttatattttgtgtcaaattatttttattaaacatgcattaaaaatgatgaatgaatgaatgtattatttattgggAAATGTATGAAGAAATAAACACTTGAATGTTTCCTAAATATTGAGATTTTATTTGAAAATGACCCAAGGGATCAATCGTTTTTTAGAATGATTTTGTCTACAGCACAAAGAGAGGTAGAGCAAATATGAAGGTCTCTTGTGGCTTTTAACCACCCAGCCAGTTGGCTACATCAACAGCACCACCCCTAGGCACAAAGACAAACGTTGAGGGGTTTTGTTATTGCGGAGCGCCCCCCACTGGAATGGAGGTGAAAATAATGAAAGAGCCAGATACGGGCTGAAAAAATATTTTCGAAACCAAATACTGCTCTGATACACTGTGGCCACTACAAAATGCAATACTGACTTCGTTGGTTACAATTTCGCCAATAGCTCATTTAAATTATCTTATTGCAAACCATGTGATCATCAAGATCAGAGTTTGCGAAATGACAGAATAAAAAACAGAAGCGTCAAGAGAAACATTTCACAAAATTCAACCATCTGATAGGAAGTTGGTACCATGTTTTTGGTCATGGTGGAGAAATGCGCACTGGCAACGGCTGTCGCACAATGAGAAGGAAACCTCATGAATCAGAAGGAAGTGGTATCTCCATTTCTGTCTAAAGCCACCTCCCGTGACCATAGCCCGAGAACAGAACTGAAAAGTGCTCAAAGGAGAACTGCTAATGTCGATGACCACCGGTCGGGTAAGTACGACTCCGATCTTCCTTTGTTTAAAGTATGAAGTTTTGGTGTGTATCTCCCTGAGTGTGCTCATGTTGTCCTATACTTATGTATTCTCTGATGCTTGTGCTCGTTGCTCAGTAAACTTTGGGGATGAATCGTCAGTTTTCACAAA
The window above is part of the Gadus morhua chromosome 20, gadMor3.0, whole genome shotgun sequence genome. Proteins encoded here:
- the LOC115532840 gene encoding probable G-protein coupled receptor 34 — encoded protein: MDDLMTSNILTTTAMMAYPFLNSSGPESQVSVGPSPEPGPCSLDTSSLRIPLTLFYALFVVLGLAGNLLALWVFLRDRSDKKGSDKKGSDKKASVDVLLVNVALSELLLVVVCLAFRISYGCMVVCYVKIAFKLLRTSKEKPDLPNAARYARTAKKSFFILFLYTVCFMPHHIVRVFYIVTQITDTSCYWRGVVYQAKEVALLFSALNSCLDPIMYFLLSSSMRKQVMRLLGSARQDLSETAVDRAGGHLRE